Proteins encoded within one genomic window of Eurosta solidaginis isolate ZX-2024a chromosome 1, ASM4086904v1, whole genome shotgun sequence:
- the LOC137245100 gene encoding uncharacterized protein: protein MFNNDINHDNDQNISIDHSAEGQRIDGMEQFSLPTLDPWQSSIDFMLWPPGSCEYGSHVASCPNISTTTDACHEQKVEDIPRSPWDSKVPSHCYSMSACMIPRGTTSDQSYYSPSGCRCHPVGRQTVSRGANIPTDSPLSQEAGMFRPKNIPLTTPVWRPGGPTQRFSNSL from the exons ATGTTTAACAA CGACATCAATCACGATAACGATCAAAATATCAGCATTGATCATTCAGCTGAGGGTCAACGAATAGATGGCATGGAACAATTCTCCCTGCCCACACTCGATCCCTGGCAATCGTCAATTGATTTTATGCTTTGGCCGCCAGGTAGTTGTGAATATGGCAGTCATGTTGCCAGTTGCCCGAATATATCTACAACTACAGATGCTTGCCACGAACAAAAAGTCGAAGACATTCCAAGATCTCCGTGGGATAGCAAAGTCCCTAGTCACTGTTATAGTATGTCTGCATGCATGATACCGAGAGGAACTACAAGCGATCAATCTTACTATTCGCCTAGTGGGTGTCGTTGCCATCCTGTGGGTCGGCAGACAGTAAGTCGAGGAGCTAATATTCCAACAGATAGTCCGCTGTCTCAGGAAGCTGGTATGTTTAGACCAAAAAATATTCCATTAACTACGCCTGTGTGGAGACCGGGTGGACCGACACAACGTTTTTCGAATAGTCTTTAA